The sequence CCCCTCCTCGAATCGAGAGCCTGCCCCGTACTTGATACGGGGAGGGGCCTGATTTTTCAAGCGGCAGTGCCCTGATTTGTAAACTGTCCGAAGTATTAACGTTGCACTTTGCATTAATTTCTGCCCTTTACGAACCCCCCGTTCCGTCATACATTTGGTGTTAGGCCGGCCGTGATGCCGCCGGCATTCCTCATCGTAAGGCACCATGGCCACATCGTTTGCGAACCATGGCCGGCGGACCCTGCTTCGCCTGGCTGTTATCGCGTTTGCTGCCGCCGCGCTGGCAGGCATCGCCCGGGCGCAATCCGTAGGCACATGCTCTCCCGCGCTCGGCGAGGCGTACCTGGACGTCAACAACGTCCGCGCCCGGATTCTGAACAATGGAGGGCTCTTTTACCGGGGCGAGCCACATGTCTACAATGTACCGAAGGGCTCCCCTACGCACGCCATCTTTGCGACGAACATCTGGATCGCCGGATATGTTGGCTCAGAAACAACCCCCCGCGCCGCTGGCACGACCTATGGCCCATGGGAGTTCTGGGCCGGCCCAATCGACGACAATGGCAACCCGCCTTCGGACTGCTCGGCGTACGACCGTCTCTACAACATCTATCGTTCAGACATTGAGGCGTACGAAGCCACCGGCATCCCTACAAACGATCTACGCGATTGGCCCACCGGCCTCGGGGCGCCCACCCTCGCACCCACGAACAATAGCGTCGACGACGATGGGGATGGAGAGATCGATGAAGCCGGCGAAGAGCTGGCTTTCGACATCAACGTCCCGCTCGCCCAGCGAAAAGACCGTGTGATCGACCTGGAGGCCGGCGAGCGGCCGGCGATTCTCGGCGATCAGATGATCTGGTGGGTCATGAATGATGTAGGCAACGTGCATGAACGTTCAAACGGTGAGCCTATTGGTATCGAAATGCATGGATCTGCCTTCGCCTTCAGGCAGGTAGCACGAACGGGAGATGACAAATTTCTGCCAATAGGCCCTATTGGCGATGCGACTTTTTATCGCTTCCAAATCTACGTACGAAATGCCCTCCCCCTGAATCGAACGTACTTCGGCATGTATATCGATCCCGATCTTGGCAACTTCTCGGATGATTATGTTGGATCAGACTCGACGCTGGGAATTGGGTATGTCTTCAACGCCGACAACGATGACAACTCCATTTACGGATATGGTTCGCCTCCTCCGGCGCTTGGATACGATTTTGTTCAAGGCCCCATCGTCCCTTCGCCCACGGATACAGCCAGGGTCGGCGGCCATCTACTACATGGCTTTCGTAACCTCCCTATGACATCTTTTGTGTTTTTTAACGGGGGCGGTAGTAGTTGGACCGGCGACCCCGTTACACCGGTCGAATTTTATAACTACATGAATGGACATGCGCGAGACGGACTACCAATCACATATGGCGGCAATGGGCGGGATCGTGTAGGGGGTGGATCGACCATCCCCACGCGTTTCATGTTTTCGGGTGATCCGTACTCGAATACGGGCTGGACCGAACGAAACCCGGACCCCTTCACCTCATCGGTCCCTCCTATCTCGCCGGCTGATCGTCAATTTGTCATTGCCACCGGCCCCTTCCAGCTCAACCCGGGTGACTTCCAAGAGATCACGTTCGCTGTGGTTTTCGCAAAAGGCACCGACAACTGGGAATCCGTCGCCGCCCTCCGCCGCGCCGACCAGGCCGTCCAGGCCCTGTTCGACAACAACTTCCAGCTCGCGACACCCCCCGGGGGCCCCCTCGTCACCGCCACCGCCACCGACCGCGAGGTCGTCCTCGAGTGGTCCAACCCGGCCTCCTCCAACAACTACCTGGACGGCTACCGCCAGTTCGATCCCCTCGCCCTCGCCGACCCCGGCACCTCCCTCTCTGAGCGCTACTATCGCTTCGAGGGCTACGACATCCTCCAGTTCACCTCCGAGGCCGACTCGGTGGGCGCCGTCATCGCCACCTACGACCTCGTCAACGGCGTCACCCGCATCGTCGAGGGCCTCCCCAACGAACTCAACGAAGAACTCGCTCGCGGCACCGACTCCGGTGTCCAGCATTTCCATCGCATCGCCGGCCTCACCAACTACCGGACTTACCACCTCGGCGTGCGCGCCTACGCCTACAACGAAATCTCCTTCCCCCGCATCCTGCGCGGCGACGTCGCGCGG comes from Rhodothermales bacterium and encodes:
- a CDS encoding T9SS type A sorting domain-containing protein produces the protein MATSFANHGRRTLLRLAVIAFAAAALAGIARAQSVGTCSPALGEAYLDVNNVRARILNNGGLFYRGEPHVYNVPKGSPTHAIFATNIWIAGYVGSETTPRAAGTTYGPWEFWAGPIDDNGNPPSDCSAYDRLYNIYRSDIEAYEATGIPTNDLRDWPTGLGAPTLAPTNNSVDDDGDGEIDEAGEELAFDINVPLAQRKDRVIDLEAGERPAILGDQMIWWVMNDVGNVHERSNGEPIGIEMHGSAFAFRQVARTGDDKFLPIGPIGDATFYRFQIYVRNALPLNRTYFGMYIDPDLGNFSDDYVGSDSTLGIGYVFNADNDDNSIYGYGSPPPALGYDFVQGPIVPSPTDTARVGGHLLHGFRNLPMTSFVFFNGGGSSWTGDPVTPVEFYNYMNGHARDGLPITYGGNGRDRVGGGSTIPTRFMFSGDPYSNTGWTERNPDPFTSSVPPISPADRQFVIATGPFQLNPGDFQEITFAVVFAKGTDNWESVAALRRADQAVQALFDNNFQLATPPGGPLVTATATDREVVLEWSNPASSNNYLDGYRQFDPLALADPGTSLSERYYRFEGYDILQFTSEADSVGAVIATYDLVNGVTRIVEGLPNELNEELARGTDSGVQHFHRIAGLTNYRTYHLGVRAYAYNEISFPRILRGDVARVTVTPARTLEDIPEASREAAENLAEPDLIGFSNRPTDGFVWVDVVSPGRVRQATYTVEFYDIEVDAPAALREEDAIDPAPATAAKTARATASTYDIKRDGLVVFDGSANGRPAPLREGVAVIDGLRFSVLGPDFGIKAFAAVANSAGPIDPPDMGAFAFNSSGFPTLVESGITPEGTYPFSDRPNSGIQQVSGANWGFHAGGASIINFDGDPAFAGNFVSRSLRNDNRTRLADFDWEMRFTPACAAGINGVIEMTDCLAWRHVDNDPREDGAFAEVPFELWRVGVGSFGDPSDDLRLIPGICEEACAAGTDSLVFDLGGDHPISGGDNDPFTDWVYWNLPVDQSAGEQGYRDFFAGVTTETGGEVLGRTVLVNFNGGTLPTVNAPLPEVGTVFRIYTNKPARAGDVFTIDTRGFGVVPTEGPIDVAAIGVVPNPYIGASIYERSRGTDEVRFTNLPPEATIRVFTLNGTLIKTISKNSPDRFITWDLETDSGLPIGSGIYLIHVEVPGVTSKTLKFAVVKKKVTPSGVLGN